Proteins encoded together in one Pseudomonas sp. TCU-HL1 window:
- the gdhA gene encoding NADP-specific glutamate dehydrogenase, with protein sequence MTQSVDAFLLRLKRRDPDQPEFHQAVEEVLRSLWPFLEANPKYLEAGIIERIVEPERAVLFRVPWVDDAGRVQVNRGFRVQMSSAIGPYKGGLRFHPSVNLGVLKFLAFEQVFKNSLTSLPMGGGKGGSDFDPKGKSDAEVMRFCQSFMSELYRHIGADLDVPAGDIGVGAREIGFLFGQYKRLSNEFTSVFTGKGLAYGGSLIRPEATGYGCVYFAQEMLKGIGRGFDGQRVAISGSGNVAQYAAQKVMELGGKVISLSDSEGTLFAEAGLTVEQWEELMELKNVRRGRISELSGPGLRFLPGQRPWALPCDIALPCATQNELGAEDARALLANGCVCVAEGANMPSTLEAVDIFIDAGILFAPGKASNAGGVATSGLEMSQNAMRLHWTAGEVDQRLHGIMQNIHHACVSYGEENGRVNYVKGANIAGFVKVADAMLAQGVV encoded by the coding sequence GGCCGTGGAAGAAGTGCTGCGCAGCCTGTGGCCCTTCCTTGAAGCCAATCCGAAGTATCTGGAGGCCGGCATCATCGAACGGATCGTCGAGCCGGAGCGTGCCGTGCTGTTCCGGGTGCCGTGGGTCGACGATGCCGGTCGGGTGCAGGTGAACCGCGGTTTCCGCGTGCAGATGAGCAGCGCCATCGGCCCCTACAAGGGCGGCCTGCGTTTCCACCCTTCGGTGAACCTGGGCGTGCTGAAGTTCCTGGCCTTCGAGCAGGTGTTCAAGAACTCCCTGACCTCGTTGCCCATGGGCGGCGGCAAGGGCGGTTCGGACTTCGACCCCAAGGGCAAGAGCGACGCCGAAGTCATGCGCTTCTGCCAGTCCTTCATGAGTGAGTTGTACCGCCACATCGGCGCCGACCTGGACGTGCCAGCCGGCGATATCGGTGTTGGAGCCCGCGAGATCGGCTTCCTCTTCGGCCAGTACAAGCGCCTTTCCAACGAGTTCACCTCGGTCTTCACCGGCAAGGGCCTGGCATACGGCGGCAGCCTGATTCGCCCCGAAGCCACCGGCTATGGCTGCGTCTACTTCGCCCAGGAAATGCTCAAGGGCATCGGTCGCGGGTTTGACGGCCAGCGCGTGGCCATCTCCGGCTCCGGCAATGTCGCCCAGTACGCGGCGCAGAAGGTCATGGAGCTGGGCGGCAAGGTCATTTCGCTGTCCGACTCTGAAGGTACCTTGTTCGCCGAGGCGGGCCTGACCGTGGAGCAGTGGGAAGAGCTGATGGAGCTGAAGAACGTCCGTCGTGGCCGTATCAGCGAGCTGAGCGGCCCCGGCCTGCGCTTCCTGCCTGGCCAGCGTCCCTGGGCGCTGCCTTGTGATATCGCGCTGCCCTGCGCGACCCAGAACGAGCTGGGCGCCGAAGATGCCCGCGCGCTGCTGGCCAACGGTTGTGTCTGCGTCGCCGAAGGCGCCAACATGCCGTCGACCCTGGAGGCTGTGGATATCTTCATTGACGCGGGGATTCTCTTCGCACCGGGCAAGGCATCCAACGCTGGCGGCGTTGCCACCAGCGGCCTTGAAATGAGCCAGAACGCCATGCGCCTGCACTGGACCGCCGGCGAGGTGGATCAGCGCCTGCACGGCATCATGCAGAACATCCACCACGCCTGCGTGAGCTACGGCGAGGAGAATGGCCGGGTGAACTACGTCAAGGGCGCCAACATCGCCGGCTTCGTGAAAGTGGCCGACGCCATGCTGGCGCAGGGCGTCGTCTGA
- a CDS encoding RtcB family protein, translating into MKPNSPQLLEVAGGKPIHLWTQGVPVEEEARQQLINTAKMPFIFKHLAVMPDVHLGKGSTIGSVIPTLGAIIPAAVGVDIGCGMIAALTSLRAADLPDNLHGLRRAIEGAVPHGKTFGRRDQGAWDDVPDAADQAWRPLARRFKAITSKYPRLEKTNNRHHLGTLGTGNHFIEVCLDEADRVWFMLHSGSRGVGNAIGTLFIELAQADMRQHIANLPDRDLAYFEEGSKHFDDYVEAVGWAQDFARQNRALMMQAVIDAARKVIRTPFEANLEAVNCHHNYVQKEHHFGQEVLVTRKGAVSAQKGELGIIPGSMGAKSFIVRGLGNEEAFCSCSHGAGRSMSRGRAKKLFTVEDQVRATAHVECRKDKDVIDEIPMAYKDIDAVMAAQRDLVEVVHTLRQVVCVKG; encoded by the coding sequence ATGAAACCAAACAGCCCACAATTGCTGGAAGTGGCCGGCGGCAAACCCATCCATCTCTGGACACAGGGCGTGCCCGTCGAGGAGGAAGCCCGCCAGCAACTGATCAACACCGCGAAGATGCCGTTCATCTTCAAGCATCTGGCGGTAATGCCCGACGTGCACTTGGGCAAGGGCTCCACCATCGGCAGTGTGATCCCCACCCTGGGCGCCATCATTCCTGCTGCAGTGGGCGTGGACATTGGCTGCGGGATGATCGCGGCCCTCACCTCCCTGCGCGCCGCCGACCTGCCGGACAACCTCCATGGCCTGCGCCGCGCCATCGAGGGCGCCGTGCCCCACGGCAAGACGTTCGGCAGGCGCGACCAGGGCGCCTGGGATGATGTGCCGGACGCCGCCGACCAGGCCTGGCGCCCACTCGCCAGGCGCTTCAAGGCCATCACCAGCAAGTACCCGCGACTGGAAAAGACCAACAACCGCCACCATCTCGGCACGCTGGGCACCGGCAACCATTTCATCGAGGTCTGCCTGGATGAGGCCGACCGCGTCTGGTTCATGCTCCACAGCGGATCGCGCGGCGTGGGTAACGCCATCGGCACCCTGTTCATCGAACTGGCGCAGGCCGACATGCGCCAGCACATCGCTAACCTGCCGGACCGCGACCTGGCCTACTTCGAAGAGGGCAGCAAGCACTTCGACGACTACGTGGAAGCGGTGGGCTGGGCCCAGGACTTCGCGCGGCAGAATCGTGCCTTGATGATGCAGGCGGTGATCGACGCGGCGCGCAAGGTGATCCGCACGCCCTTCGAGGCTAACCTGGAGGCGGTGAACTGCCACCACAACTACGTGCAGAAGGAGCACCACTTCGGCCAAGAAGTGCTGGTGACGCGTAAAGGCGCGGTGTCGGCGCAGAAAGGCGAGCTGGGCATCATCCCCGGTTCCATGGGCGCCAAGAGCTTCATCGTGCGCGGCCTGGGCAACGAGGAGGCGTTCTGCTCCTGCAGCCACGGCGCCGGCCGTAGCATGAGCCGGGGACGGGCGAAGAAGCTGTTCACCGTTGAGGATCAGGTCCGCGCCACCGCGCATGTCGAATGCCGCAAGGACAAGGATGTGATCGATGAGATCCCGATGGCCTACAAGGACATCGACGCCGTGATGGCCGCCCAGCGCGACCTGGTGGAGGTGGTGCATACCTTGCGTCAGGTGGTATGCGTCAAGGGCTGA
- a CDS encoding DUF4105 domain-containing protein produces the protein MKRILPYFALCSCITVHAAPHVPAERLQTLANDPYWIALGHYETGKLGGWRSYVDDAGFFLAEDGPGNPAAELNATLKALYEPASLGDKHPQCTYPARTRWLHQQLQLNDLPQPACSEFKAWYADVNPHSTVLVFPAAYLNSPSSMFGHTLLRIDQPDIHENNTVMLSYALNFGAFIEGADNSILYAWKGLMGGYPGLFALVPYREKLKEYSRLENRDLWEYRLNLTPEETGRMVEHIWELKQVRFDYYFFDENCSYRLLELLEIARPGIELTDQFPITAIPTDTVRAVKHAGLVESIDYRPSREKELLARAAPLDSDEQQWVLRLAKDEKRLDDPAFLTLPAPRRALIQDAAFRLVRYRTTGESRTRENASRSFELLQSINRNPPPELDVARPDLPEEGHESRTWQLGVGSREDRAFVEYGLRMAYHDLNDNLSGFPAGAQIEILQAKLRQYENNHWQLQRLDLATIRSLTPRGELLKPWSWQVAGGLERVLGEDGDERLVSHLNGGVGGSWQLGQEALGFALATARVEHNEDFAPFIATAAGFNTGLLWHNPMGPLSLEASGDYFHNGEVRRSLSLNQQWEISRSLGLRLSAQREFSQLTAPVNEVLLELKWYHY, from the coding sequence TTGAAACGGATTTTGCCGTACTTCGCCCTGTGCTCCTGCATCACCGTCCACGCCGCTCCCCATGTCCCCGCCGAACGCCTCCAGACACTGGCGAACGATCCCTACTGGATTGCCCTGGGCCACTACGAGACCGGCAAGCTGGGCGGCTGGCGCAGCTACGTGGACGATGCCGGTTTCTTCCTCGCCGAGGACGGCCCCGGGAACCCGGCAGCTGAACTGAACGCCACCCTCAAGGCCCTCTACGAACCCGCCAGCCTGGGCGACAAGCACCCCCAGTGCACCTATCCGGCACGCACCCGCTGGCTGCACCAGCAACTGCAACTGAACGACCTGCCGCAGCCGGCCTGCAGCGAATTCAAGGCCTGGTACGCTGACGTCAATCCGCACAGCACGGTGCTGGTGTTCCCCGCCGCCTATCTGAACAGTCCTTCGTCCATGTTCGGCCACACGCTGCTGCGTATCGACCAGCCGGACATCCACGAAAACAACACCGTGATGCTCAGCTACGCGCTGAACTTCGGCGCCTTCATCGAAGGCGCCGACAACAGCATCCTCTATGCCTGGAAAGGCCTGATGGGCGGCTACCCCGGCCTGTTCGCCCTGGTGCCCTACCGCGAGAAGCTCAAGGAATACAGCCGCCTGGAGAACCGTGACCTCTGGGAATATCGCCTGAACCTCACGCCCGAAGAGACCGGGCGCATGGTCGAGCACATCTGGGAGCTCAAGCAAGTCCGCTTCGACTACTACTTCTTCGACGAAAACTGCTCCTACCGCCTGCTGGAACTGCTGGAGATCGCCCGCCCCGGCATCGAGCTCACCGACCAGTTTCCGATCACCGCCATCCCCACCGACACCGTACGCGCGGTCAAGCACGCCGGGCTGGTGGAATCCATCGACTACCGCCCCTCGCGAGAGAAGGAACTGCTGGCCCGCGCCGCGCCACTGGACAGCGACGAGCAGCAGTGGGTGCTACGCCTGGCCAAAGACGAGAAGCGGCTGGACGACCCCGCCTTCCTCACCCTCCCCGCCCCGCGCCGTGCGCTGATCCAGGATGCCGCCTTCCGCCTGGTGCGCTATCGCACGACGGGCGAGAGCCGTACCCGAGAGAACGCCTCCCGCAGCTTCGAACTGCTGCAAAGCATCAATCGCAATCCGCCACCGGAGCTGGACGTGGCGCGCCCGGACCTGCCTGAGGAAGGCCACGAATCGCGAACCTGGCAACTGGGCGTGGGCAGCCGCGAGGACCGCGCCTTCGTCGAGTACGGCCTGCGCATGGCCTACCACGACCTCAACGACAACCTTTCCGGCTTCCCGGCGGGTGCACAGATCGAGATTCTCCAGGCCAAGCTCCGTCAGTACGAAAACAACCACTGGCAACTGCAGCGCCTGGACCTCGCCACCATCCGCTCCCTCACGCCGCGCGGCGAACTGCTCAAACCCTGGTCCTGGCAAGTGGCCGGGGGCCTGGAGCGGGTACTGGGCGAGGATGGCGACGAGCGCCTGGTCAGCCACCTCAACGGTGGCGTCGGCGGCTCCTGGCAGCTCGGTCAAGAGGCTCTGGGCTTTGCGCTCGCCACCGCCCGCGTCGAGCACAATGAAGACTTCGCCCCCTTCATCGCCACCGCCGCCGGGTTCAATACCGGCCTGCTCTGGCACAACCCGATGGGCCCCCTCAGCCTGGAGGCGTCTGGCGACTACTTCCACAACGGCGAAGTGCGCCGGAGCCTGTCGCTCAACCAGCAATGGGAAATCTCCCGCAGCCTCGGCCTGCGCCTCTCCGCACAACGGGAGTTCAGCCAGCTCACTGCGCCGGTGAACGAAGTGCTGCTGGAACTGAAGTGGTACCACTATTGA
- a CDS encoding TraR/DksA family transcriptional regulator, producing the protein MTVTDPRAALDALIVEYTARANSIREDLASSHSPDFAEQAGERENDEVLTAILAETEAALRRVGMAKLRLADGSYGYCQRCGEAIEPARLAVLPAAEYCLSCADLAH; encoded by the coding sequence ATGACTGTCACTGATCCTCGGGCCGCCCTCGATGCCCTGATAGTGGAGTACACCGCCCGCGCCAATTCGATTCGCGAAGACCTGGCCAGCAGCCACTCGCCGGATTTCGCCGAACAGGCGGGAGAGCGCGAGAACGACGAAGTGCTGACTGCCATCCTCGCCGAAACCGAGGCCGCCCTGCGTCGCGTTGGCATGGCCAAGCTGCGTCTGGCCGACGGCAGCTACGGCTATTGCCAGCGCTGCGGTGAGGCCATAGAGCCGGCGCGACTGGCGGTGTTGCCGGCGGCCGAGTACTGCCTGAGCTGCGCTGACCTGGCGCACTGA
- a CDS encoding Lon protease family protein, with translation MPDSFAASLRLAPDALTRPFEPQQFSFKTTDDLEPFRGVLGQERAVEALQFGVAMPRPGYNVYVMGEPGTGRFSFVQRYLKAEGKRLDTPADWVYVNHFEEQREPRALQLPAGEAQDFICDIEHLVDNLLSTFPAVFETPTFQQKKSAIDRAFNQRYDRALDVIERLALEKDVALYRDSANIAFTPMKDGKALDEADFAQLEEAERERFHDDIAILEERLNEELSSLPQWKRESSNQLRQLNEETITQALQPLLSPLSEKYAENAGVVAYLQAMQVNLLKTVVDQLLDEKPDALRRELLEEQYCPSLVVGHSASGGAPVVFESHPTYDNLFGRIEYGTDQGALYTSYRQLRPGALHRANGGFLVLEAEKLLGEPFVWDALKRALHSRQLKMESPLAELGRLATVTLTPQVIPLHVKVVIIGSRQLYYTLQDLDPDFQEMFRVLVDFDEEIALSDDSLEQFAQLLKTRTSEEGMAPLTAAAVARLATYSARLAEHQGRLSARIGDLFQLVSEADFIRHLAGEPVTDAGHIERALKSKATRTGRVSARILDDMLAGIILIDTAGAAVGKCNGLTVLEVGDSAFGVPARISATVYPGSSGIVDIEREVNLGQPIHSKGVMILTGYLGSRYAQEFPLEISASIALEQSYGYVDGDSASLGEACTLISALSRTPLKQCFAITGSINQFGEVQAVGGVNEKIEGFFRLCEARGLTGEQGVIIPHANVTTLMLDERVLEAVRQGRFHVYAVRQADEALSLLVGEPAGVPDDKGQFPEGSVSARVVARLREIAEMGLEEEEKVGAAQEVVEAVAKAASPPKPSRKGPKQEPGKAPVRDKTQGPA, from the coding sequence ATGCCTGACTCCTTCGCTGCCAGCCTGCGCCTGGCGCCCGATGCGCTGACCCGTCCCTTCGAGCCCCAGCAGTTCAGTTTCAAGACGACCGACGACCTGGAGCCGTTTCGCGGCGTGCTCGGCCAGGAGCGTGCGGTAGAGGCCCTGCAGTTCGGCGTGGCCATGCCGCGCCCCGGTTACAACGTCTATGTGATGGGCGAGCCGGGAACCGGCCGCTTCTCGTTCGTGCAGCGCTACCTCAAGGCTGAAGGCAAGCGCCTGGATACCCCGGCCGACTGGGTATACGTCAACCACTTCGAGGAGCAACGCGAACCCCGCGCCCTGCAACTGCCGGCGGGGGAGGCCCAAGACTTCATTTGCGACATCGAGCACCTGGTGGACAACCTCCTGTCGACCTTCCCGGCCGTGTTCGAGACGCCCACCTTCCAGCAAAAGAAAAGTGCCATTGATCGCGCCTTCAATCAGCGCTACGACCGCGCCCTGGATGTGATCGAGCGCCTGGCCCTGGAGAAGGACGTTGCCCTCTATCGCGACAGCGCGAATATCGCCTTCACCCCGATGAAGGACGGCAAGGCCCTGGACGAGGCGGACTTCGCCCAGTTGGAGGAGGCCGAGCGCGAGCGCTTTCACGACGACATCGCGATTCTGGAAGAGCGGCTGAACGAGGAGTTGTCCAGCCTGCCGCAGTGGAAGCGCGAGTCCAGCAACCAACTGCGCCAACTGAACGAGGAAACCATTACCCAGGCCCTACAGCCGCTGCTTTCGCCCCTGTCGGAAAAGTACGCGGAGAACGCTGGCGTGGTGGCTTACCTGCAGGCCATGCAGGTGAATCTGCTGAAAACGGTGGTGGACCAACTGCTGGACGAGAAGCCCGACGCCCTGCGCCGCGAATTGCTGGAAGAGCAGTATTGCCCGAGCCTGGTGGTGGGCCACAGCGCCAGCGGCGGCGCCCCGGTGGTGTTCGAGTCTCACCCGACCTACGACAATCTGTTCGGCCGCATCGAGTACGGCACCGACCAGGGCGCCCTCTACACCAGCTATCGCCAATTGCGGCCGGGTGCGCTGCACCGTGCCAACGGCGGCTTCCTGGTACTGGAAGCCGAGAAACTGCTGGGCGAGCCCTTCGTCTGGGACGCCCTCAAGCGTGCACTGCATTCACGTCAGTTGAAGATGGAGTCGCCGCTTGCCGAGCTGGGCCGCCTGGCCACCGTGACGCTAACGCCGCAGGTGATCCCGTTGCACGTGAAGGTCGTGATCATCGGTTCGCGCCAGCTCTACTACACGCTGCAGGACCTGGACCCGGATTTCCAGGAGATGTTCCGCGTGCTGGTGGATTTCGACGAAGAAATCGCCCTGTCGGACGACAGCCTGGAACAGTTCGCCCAACTGCTGAAAACCCGGACCTCGGAAGAGGGCATGGCACCCCTCACCGCGGCTGCGGTCGCCCGGCTGGCCACCTACAGTGCGCGACTGGCGGAACACCAGGGACGCCTGTCGGCGCGCATCGGTGATCTGTTCCAGCTGGTCAGCGAGGCGGACTTTATCCGTCACCTGGCTGGCGAACCGGTGACCGACGCTGGCCATATCGAGCGCGCGCTCAAGTCCAAGGCCACGCGTACGGGCCGTGTTTCCGCGCGCATCCTCGATGACATGCTGGCGGGCATCATCCTGATCGACACCGCCGGCGCTGCCGTGGGCAAGTGCAACGGCCTGACGGTGCTGGAAGTGGGCGACTCGGCCTTCGGTGTACCGGCGCGGATTTCCGCAACTGTCTATCCGGGCAGCTCGGGCATCGTCGACATCGAGCGCGAGGTCAACCTTGGCCAGCCCATTCACTCCAAGGGTGTGATGATCCTCACGGGTTACCTTGGCAGCCGCTACGCCCAGGAATTCCCCCTGGAGATTTCCGCGAGCATCGCGCTGGAGCAGTCCTACGGCTACGTGGACGGCGATAGCGCGTCCCTGGGCGAGGCCTGCACCCTGATCTCCGCGCTGTCGCGCACCCCGCTCAAGCAATGCTTCGCCATCACCGGCTCGATCAACCAGTTCGGCGAAGTGCAGGCGGTGGGCGGGGTCAACGAGAAAATCGAAGGCTTCTTCCGCCTCTGCGAGGCTCGCGGATTGACGGGTGAGCAAGGGGTGATCATTCCCCATGCCAACGTCACCACGCTGATGCTCGACGAGCGCGTGCTTGAGGCCGTGCGCCAGGGGCGTTTCCATGTCTACGCCGTGCGCCAGGCTGACGAGGCCCTGAGCCTGCTGGTGGGAGAGCCCGCCGGCGTGCCGGACGACAAGGGCCAGTTCCCCGAAGGCAGCGTCAGTGCCCGCGTGGTGGCGCGCCTGCGGGAAATCGCCGAGATGGGCCTCGAAGAGGAAGAAAAGGTCGGGGCGGCACAGGAAGTGGTGGAAGCCGTCGCCAAGGCAGCCTCGCCACCGAAGCCCAGCCGCAAGGGACCAAAGCAGGAGCCTGGCAAGGCGCCGGTTCGGGACAAGACCCAGGGCCCGGCCTGA
- a CDS encoding DUF6482 family protein, producing the protein MKLHDLTSHARAGHVEEINLISLEGGIYVLEARIDGRSHALDDGQGHATHLRSVEHAREVLRDLPDLPFHLVHSVVHDEMCGMDTDSQDTVRVPISTRASH; encoded by the coding sequence ATGAAATTGCACGACCTCACCAGTCATGCCCGTGCCGGGCACGTCGAAGAAATCAATCTGATCTCCCTTGAAGGCGGCATTTACGTGTTGGAGGCCCGCATCGATGGGCGTTCCCATGCGCTGGACGATGGGCAAGGCCATGCCACGCACCTGCGTTCGGTGGAGCACGCCCGAGAGGTGCTGCGCGATCTTCCGGATCTGCCGTTCCACCTGGTCCACAGTGTGGTACATGACGAGATGTGCGGGATGGATACGGACAGTCAGGACACCGTGCGCGTACCGATCTCGACCCGCGCTTCCCACTGA
- a CDS encoding FKBP-type peptidyl-prolyl cis-trans isomerase codes for MTQLDLSTDETRVSYGIGRQLGDQIRDNPPPGVSLEAVIAGLSDAFQGLESRVDGAALSASFRVIRELMQAEAQVKAEAAAGAGREYLEENAKREGVTVLASGLQYEVLVAGEGAKPSVEDTVRTHYHGTLIDGTVFDSSYDRGQPAEFPVGGVIAGWVEALQLMNAGSKWRLHVPSELAYGGQAVGSIPPHSVLVFDVELLDIL; via the coding sequence ATGACTCAACTTGATCTTTCCACCGACGAAACCCGCGTCAGCTACGGCATCGGTCGCCAGCTCGGCGACCAGATCCGTGACAATCCCCCGCCCGGTGTGAGCCTGGAGGCCGTCATCGCTGGCCTCAGCGATGCCTTCCAGGGCCTGGAAAGCCGCGTTGACGGTGCTGCACTGTCCGCCAGCTTCCGTGTGATCCGTGAGCTCATGCAAGCCGAAGCCCAGGTCAAGGCAGAAGCTGCCGCCGGCGCGGGTCGCGAATACCTGGAAGAGAACGCCAAGCGCGAGGGCGTGACCGTCTTGGCGTCCGGCCTCCAGTACGAAGTGCTGGTCGCGGGCGAGGGCGCCAAGCCGTCGGTCGAAGACACCGTACGTACCCACTACCATGGCACCCTGATCGACGGCACTGTGTTCGACAGCTCCTACGATCGCGGCCAGCCGGCCGAATTCCCGGTAGGCGGCGTGATCGCTGGCTGGGTCGAGGCCCTGCAACTGATGAACGCCGGCAGCAAGTGGCGCCTGCACGTACCGAGCGAACTGGCCTATGGCGGCCAGGCTGTCGGCAGCATCCCGCCGCACAGCGTGCTGGTGTTCGACGTGGAACTCCTGGACATCCTCTGA
- a CDS encoding polyprenyl synthetase family protein, with protein sequence MQPQAFYRVVADDFTAVDDIIRRQLTSRVPLVEKIGDYIVSAGGKRLRPLLVLLGGNALGFGGDQLRLLAATIEFLHTSTLLHDDVVDASGLRRGRSTANALWGNAPSVLVGDFLYARSFEMMVELGSMPVMRIISQATRVIAEGEVLQLSKIRDASTTEETYMEVIRGKTAMLFEASTHSAAVLAGASAEQAEALRQFGDALGIAFQLVDDLLDYRGDAATLGKNVGDDLAEGKPTLPLIAAMRDGTPEQASLVRKAIQQGGSQDLEGIRAAVESAGALDYTARLARDYAARAIACLDTLPPSAYRDALIELTEFAVARTH encoded by the coding sequence ATGCAACCCCAGGCTTTCTACCGCGTGGTGGCGGACGATTTTACCGCAGTCGACGACATCATTCGTCGGCAACTGACCTCCCGCGTTCCCCTGGTGGAAAAAATCGGTGATTACATCGTGTCCGCCGGCGGTAAGCGCCTGCGTCCGCTCCTGGTGCTGCTCGGCGGCAACGCCCTGGGCTTCGGTGGCGACCAGCTGCGGCTGCTGGCGGCCACCATCGAGTTCCTGCATACCTCAACCCTGCTCCACGACGACGTGGTGGACGCCTCCGGCCTGCGCCGCGGCCGCTCCACCGCCAACGCGCTCTGGGGCAACGCGCCGAGCGTCCTGGTGGGCGACTTCCTCTATGCCCGCTCCTTCGAAATGATGGTGGAACTCGGCTCCATGCCGGTGATGCGCATCATCTCCCAGGCCACCCGGGTCATCGCCGAAGGCGAAGTGCTGCAGCTGTCGAAGATTCGCGACGCCAGCACCACGGAAGAAACCTACATGGAAGTCATCCGCGGCAAGACTGCGATGCTCTTCGAAGCCTCCACCCACAGTGCTGCGGTGCTGGCCGGCGCCAGCGCCGAGCAGGCCGAAGCCCTGCGCCAGTTCGGCGACGCCCTGGGCATCGCGTTCCAACTGGTGGACGACCTGCTCGACTACCGCGGTGACGCCGCCACCCTGGGCAAGAACGTTGGCGACGACCTGGCCGAAGGCAAGCCGACCCTGCCGCTGATCGCCGCCATGCGCGACGGCACCCCGGAACAGGCCAGCCTGGTGCGCAAGGCCATCCAGCAAGGCGGCAGCCAGGACCTGGAAGGCATCCGCGCAGCAGTCGAATCCGCCGGCGCACTGGACTACACCGCGCGTCTGGCCCGCGACTACGCCGCCCGCGCCATCGCCTGCCTGGACACACTGCCGCCCAGCGCCTACCGCGATGCGCTGATCGAACTCACCGAATTCGCCGTCGCGCGCACCCACTGA
- the rplU gene encoding 50S ribosomal protein L21 — protein sequence MYAVIVTGGKQYKVAEGEFLKIEKLEVATGESVTFDRVLLIGNGEDVKIGAPVVDGAKVVAEVVSQGRHDKVRIIKFRRRKHHMKRQGHRQWFTEIKITGIQA from the coding sequence ATGTACGCAGTTATCGTTACCGGCGGCAAGCAATACAAAGTCGCTGAAGGTGAATTCCTGAAGATCGAGAAGCTCGAAGTCGCCACTGGCGAATCCGTGACTTTCGATCGCGTCCTGCTGATCGGCAATGGCGAAGACGTGAAAATCGGTGCTCCGGTCGTCGATGGCGCCAAGGTAGTCGCTGAAGTGGTCTCCCAAGGCCGTCACGACAAAGTGCGCATCATCAAGTTCCGCCGTCGTAAGCACCACATGAAGCGCCAGGGCCACCGCCAGTGGTTCACTGAAATCAAAATCACCGGCATCCAGGCCTAA
- the rpmA gene encoding 50S ribosomal protein L27, whose translation MAHKKAGGSTRNGRDSESKRLGVKMYGGQVIKAGNIIVRQRGTKFHAGVGVGLGKDHTLFAKVDGVVKFEVKGAFNRKYVSIVAA comes from the coding sequence ATGGCACACAAAAAAGCTGGCGGTTCTACCCGTAACGGCCGCGACTCAGAAAGTAAACGCCTTGGCGTGAAAATGTACGGCGGCCAGGTTATCAAGGCCGGCAACATTATCGTGCGTCAGCGCGGCACCAAATTCCACGCCGGCGTCGGCGTTGGCCTGGGCAAGGATCACACCCTGTTCGCGAAAGTGGATGGCGTGGTCAAGTTCGAGGTCAAAGGTGCTTTCAACCGCAAGTACGTAAGCATCGTCGCGGCCTGA